The nucleotide window tatttgtaataaaaataattactcttgaaacttttgaaagataaatattatcaaaagtaaaattgatcttttaaaatgctaaaaaataatttataaattataattgattttatataatttaaagaaaaaatcagttttttataaagaaaatcagtttttagataaaaaaattagttttttttttaaataaaaatatatttttatatgcaaaaactaattatttttttatgtaaaaatggatttttttaaattaatttttatttaaaattaatttgactatATTAATCTTAACTATATGTATtcctatatattaataataaattttaaaataaaataattatatttataaattttattttaatataaatactaatatatttttttattaaaattttttgcctcttcaaatatttttttcaagttccgtctgtactcctactcctacgtactctcaatttttattaaattaatttgtattgatgtagaaaatttggaatcacaaaactattttagtcatttcatataatattttagtcttgtccatgtgtatccaaacataatactaGACATTACATTAGTGTCTTGTCCATCgtatccaaacacaatacacaAAAAGATAATTTTCAGTGTCTTCGTCCTATTGTGTCATGTTCTGTCCTGTCTCTAcaaacaaacgcagcctaaaTGATGCCCAGCAGACAGAATAACAAATGACATGCTAAAGACTTCATcaactaaaattataaaagagtaCAGTTACAACATTATTCCATCCATCAAGCATCCATCCATCAAGTTTCATTTACACTCGAAATATTGAAATCCAATATGCATATGGAACTATTTATTCATTAACTACTATATATCGTGTTCATCTCATGATCATCATAGCTAGCAGATACAGATAAAAATTGTAAACTGTAATTCAGTGACACGTTATTTTCCTTTAGGCTTTTGAGCGATATTCCGTAAAAAATTGCTTAGACCAAGTACTGTATTAAAATTGTAGAAAATTCATCAGATATGTAAGTTTTATTAGtataaacaaatttatttatctttatctttatctttatcatcGTCCTCCTAATCATCCTACGAAGGAGGCCGGTTAAGTTTGATTGCCTCACGCATAGCTGCCACATGATGAAGAGAACAAGAACAATTAATGGTTAATTACCATTCGAAAAGTGCTATGGTTATGGAAATTAaactttgttttttattaatgagtagttagttaattatcCAGGAAACTAACTTTTATTCCGCAACTCTGTGAGAACTACCATCTTGCCCTTATCCATTTCTGAAATTGTTGCTGCTTCCTCTGGTTTTTTATTTGGATCCATCTTTGTGTTGCAAGTTACAACAATGTTGTACCttaacaaaattcaaagagTACAAAAAGAGTACGCAAAGATAAAGAATACTTTGGTATGTAttttttgattaattgaattataagaataaaactaaatatatatagagtattgtctacaaaagagaaaagcaaAGATCAGATAAGATGAtaacataaagataagataagatgatagagactaaaattaaaactgaatttataaattttgtttggcTGAATTTATGAGCTATAAGACTTATTTGTCATGAGTTGaggtagaaaaataatttaatataccTAGCTAGGGAGTGCAAAAGATCAGAGTAGTGAAATCCAcatggaataataaaaaaaacaagctTCTAAAGTTACGCAAGCTAAAGAAATAAAGTATACGGTATATACTATACATATTGTTAATGCGGCAAGAAATTTCCATTACATGCATGTCAAGCATGATAATAATACTTCTACAGAAAAAATTACGTGAAAACAAGTAACactaaccaaattaattaatggAACAATACCAGCAaagattatataattaaaaaaataaataagaactaAGTAATAACATTTCTGTGTCTTCCCTTTGCTTCGAGATAAAGTTTATTCAAATACAGGAATCAAAACAAAAGGAAACTCATCATGTTTAATTGTTGCATTATAGCAGATGGAATCATGAATAGAACTCTAATTTGAATAGTACGTAGCACGATTCTTGAATTTTCAGCATCTATGAGTAGAACTAGCTATAAGCACATACAATAAACAACATCAAGTAAAACGTAGCATAAAAtataatgataaagaaaaatattcagAAAAGCTCTACATACAAGccattagggcttgtatgctttacaagttcaTTAAGCAATAAACCCACAAAACGCGCTGCATGTCCTACGTCCAATACACGCGCTATATAAAGATCCCGCGTATATgtaactaccaaatttaaaagatttgtttccttcttcgttctctttatcgttcttcttcttctcgttcttcttcttctcgttcttctctCCTTATTTCTagatttgttttattcttcgtttttcttctcgttcttcttcttcttgttcttctctctttctaaCTCTAGCTTCGTTTTCTATCGATTTTTGTTTActgaaatcaaagtttggattcgttttgaagataatagaTGATTCAACCTCAGATTCTCAGCTGAATCAGGGGgaagtggattatgaatttgaatctaacgaagttcctgaggtttgatttacatacgtttactctgaattttgttacagtaatttgtatagcattgtgtagcTGAATAATTCGTGAACATTGACTGTGAGACTAACGCGTCAACATAAATCTGtggattgaatgtaatgtatttgattgattatctggaatttatagcagatgctcgggtgtagatcagagctttctttgggtgtatttatttCGGTAGTGTGGGTGTATTTACATTTATggctttttttgttattttagctgagttgttgtcgttcgggtgtattatatgagacatgattgggtgtgtttTTAGTTTTCTTCATGGTGTATTATGCAGCCTGTGTATTTACAGCTTAtggcttttattgtcattttggTTGAGTTGGTGCcgttcgggtgtattatatTACCAATGATttggtgtatttatagtttttgacatggtgtattatgcagcctctctctgttgttgatgaccagtttattccgaaggttggaatgatctttaccacccttgaagatgctagaaaattttacaggaactagtatttcggagatgttatttcatttgataccacatacaatacaaacaggtaataAATTGTCCCTTTTTATGATTCTAAATTAATGTGTTTTATGAATCTGCCACAGAGGTGTATATTGGGTGTTTTTTGGGTGTATACAAAGTATTTGTTTGGTGTACGTAATGATTTTCCATTCTGCACTATGGTAATttgtttcaggtataatttggtttgtggttcttttgtcggggtgactcaccacggtcagtcaacacttctcggatgctctttgatgaaaaacaaagaaattgaatcattcaaatggttatttcaatgttggcttcgttgcatgggaggaaatGCTCCGAAAGGGTTTTTCGCCGATCAATGTgcatcaatgaaaagggctttagaggcctgtatgccaacaacaattcaccgttggtgtatttggcacatcatgaagaagattccaagcaaattaaacgggtACAAGGGACATGCAGAATTTGAACAAGAAATAAGCgaagttgtttggaactctcatagtaaagactcatttgataggaattggaatgaatttttgctgaattttggtcttgtggacaacaagtggctttcaggtaatgtctttttaaaatctgcagcagaggtgtaaattgcatattttttcgggtgtatttatagtctgtgtttgggtgtattctgcagatctctatgaagaccgtcatatatgggttccaatctatctggatcaccacttctggaCAGGGATGAGAAGCACGCAAAGGATCTCTATGTTATAAAatactgtttattttttttacaatggtTTAAGGGTTTTGggtattagggtttagggttttatggtttacagggtacgggttagggtttaggttttaagtgtttcgtgtttagggttttagggataaagcatcaggggaatagattttttggtgTATATTCAACGTTCTTTGGGTGCAAAAAATGGCAAGTTATGGATGTAtatttagtttgattttttccttcatattatagtacctgtaattcatacattttgaatacagcagagagattttaattattgaaagaaattttacAATAAACAGAACTATAATTGGAAAATTTTTACAGCATGTGTTCAATTTGTTACAGGACTATATAACATTTACATTAAACAGTGTCAATATCCTCAGAATCTATCTGACAATATGGACTCAATAAAAACGAGGATGGCTTGGACAGTCTTATTGCATTACTTTTCCTAATGGCTTCAGCTTTGTCTAGATTCATGTCATGGAATAGAATCCTGGAAGCATATTCCACTCTAAAGTGGTCCACCTCGTCCTACAGTTAAAAAGAATATTCTGTTTAATCAACCATGTTAATTGAGAAATGTAATAcagaattatttactttttaaacaCATTTACCTAGCTGACATTTATTTCATCTAAGCACACTTACATTTCTTCCAACTTGGTTTCTGGCTGccattttttctgaaataaaaaatacactcATATATATCAGCAGGATACACCCAAGGATATaaataagatacacccatagatatgagtcagatacacacatagatatcagtcagatatcactcaaacatgcatTAATATACAAGGGCAAGCAACATTACAAGGTCAAGTAATATACACCCATGGACAATCAAATATTAGAACAGTGCAACTGTTGAATATATATTACAGTATATTAGTTCagaaaaatacacccatagatatcagaaAGATACACCCAAGGATATaaataagatacacccatatatatgagtcagatacacccatagatatcaatcagatatcactcaaacaAGCATTAATATACAAGGACAAGCAACATTACAAGGTCAAGTAATATACACCCATGGACAATCAAATATTAGAACAGTGCAACTGTTGAATATATTACAGTATATCAGTTtagaaatatacacccaacaaagtATGTGATATACACCCAACAAGTTACTCCATATACACCCAGCAAATTACGCATTATATTTCAAACAATCAATTACCAGAAGAACTAGAAAAACAACTACAGTAATACCTAGAACAACTAAGAAGAACACTATAACCTAGAACCAATAATAACAGTAAAACGTGGAACAAGTAGAATATTAAAAACTGTAAAATGAGACTTAGAacaagaacagtaaaacctagaagaatatagaagaacagtaaaacctagttctTCGTTTTCGAAATCTGAAAAATATAGAATATGAGTGAAATAGTAACATAACGTACCTTGAGTATTATAACTTCGTTTTTTCTTGAGATTCTTGATCGAGAGTTCTACGTTGTGTTGATGGAGAGTTCTGATCTTCGCTACAAGT belongs to Arachis duranensis cultivar V14167 chromosome 8, aradu.V14167.gnm2.J7QH, whole genome shotgun sequence and includes:
- the LOC127741084 gene encoding uncharacterized protein LOC127741084 codes for the protein MAHSSTSPTRSKKTQTVHFRATFQTTEIALVAKIRTLHQHNVELSIKNLKKKRSYNTQEKMAARNQVGRNDEVDHFRVEYASRILFHDMNLDKAEAIRKSNAIRLSKPSSFLLSPYCQIDSEDIDTV